The DNA sequence GTGCTCATGGAATCCTGAGTTTGCTGGCTACATGAAGTCTACACTTGCCAACTAAGAAAAACATTCACAAGGCACTTGTGATAAACCAATTCATTTGGTTCATTACAACAGTACAGTCACCTCCATTAATAGAGTATTTTGTAAAAACATCAGGACTTGTATTTAATTGGATCTTTTAAGTCCTCGTGTCAGGCAAAGTGTTCAGTAGGGTGCAGTTGGCAAAACTGCATCTCCTGAGTGTAGAAATCTATCATAGGTTTATGAATTCCTTCAATTTTGGCCCTAGATGTAACAGGTATCTGGTCACTTTATGTTGAATACAGAAGAAATTAACCTGTAGAACTCTTATTGGTTGCTCCAAATGAATAGCAAAGAATGATTTGTATACACTGTTTCCAACTATTTGATGGAAAAGCAATTCACCAAACATTATTAGAATTGCTGGCATATGTTCCAGATAAAAAACCAATCTGTTGATCTCCATGATCTTTACTAAAAACTCGAACCTGGAACATACATTTTGTTAACATACCCTTTTAGAAAAAGCCAAACATGGGGctagtagaatggctcaagtggtagagcacctgcctagcaagggtgagaccttgagttcaaaccccagttaccaccaaaaaaaaaaaaaaattcaaacatggGAAGCATTGCCAACTGCAAAATGTTTTCATTCAATCCCAGCAATTCAGATAAACACTTTCTGACACAGGATTTCAAAACCATACCTTACAAACACAAATACTTAACCAGAAATCAAGGGTATTTACTGCAGCACATTTTCTAATAGCAAGATTGGGAACTTACCCAAAAATaaacttgggctggtggagtggctcaagtggtagagtgcccagccatgcaagcatgaggcccaaaacaccaatattaaaaacaaacaaacaaaaaagaaaaactggtttttaaaaattcaagtgtATATCAATGTTAAAATAAGCTCTAACTGCAAATGTAAATTGGTCTGTAAAATAAAAGTATACACAATGAAAAACTTTCTCTGGAAGGAACTTTCCTCGTAAGATaaaactaagaataaatttaactactCTCTGCTCCTGCCATTGACCTTTATGGGGAATATACAGTTTTACCTCAAAGAAAGATTATTCTGACACATTCAGACTTACTTGTTGTACCCAAAACTCCATGGTAGAAAATGACCCATAATTACACCTTGTATTAAATATGCATGTTATACTTTAATGATTAACATAATACTGTGCTGCTAAATGGTTTGAAGACAGGACACTTAGTAATCTGACTGAGATTACTAAATGTTCTTCACAACTAGATTACAAACAATATTTTTTCgaaaatacatatatttggaAAACAAGTGATTTATGGAAGAGAAAAGGGGGTATCTTTTCACATTCAGACAAACAATACTGTCAATGTGTTTGGACTAGagattttattttagaagtaTAAAGGATGGAGGCGCAATGTATTTGGCATTTTTAATTTAGGTTTGTTTTATTTAAGTTTAATGTTAATTCCATGCTGTGTTTCAGTAAGAACAATACAGATTCTGTATCTGTGGCTCCAGTCAGATATCCAGTAGTACAAATTAGCTTCAAGTTACACTTACTGAACAAAAGAGGTTGAGCGAgcgaaggagagggagggaggagagatggggggagagggaaagagaagaaacaaagaattgaACACGCATGCAGGCTTTTCCTTCCGACCTTCAATGCTAACCTGCTTCAGAGGGAGAGTAAAAGTAGGCAAGAATGAGCAGCCACGGATTGTTGAACTGTTACCAGCACCATGCTTTTCAGCAACACTTAGCAGAGTTTGAAACACTTTTTACAGCAAAACCATTACAACAAACTCCCCCAAAACAACCTTTAACACCACTTCAAGCTAACACCCAATTAAGTTTAAACATTGGTATAAAATTCTATTTAAAcaattagaaaaaggaaaaatgacaccATGTATGCCTCTATAGTGTGATTAATCTCTTTCCTAAGATAAATCACCTCAAAGTCTAATGGCTTTCaaatataatttccatttctaaTGTGGGTTTTGCCACATCTGGCATGGAGATAATACAGTAATGCTGAAAAGGCCTCGATGCAGTCCTGTTAGTGTCTTAAAGAATCTAAAAGCTGGGACCAGTAAAATCCACAGAAATTCACTCTTGCCTTTAAGAACTTTTGGaaacgattaaaaaaaaaaaaaacccgaaaaaaaaaaaatcaaaacaaaacaaaaaacaagggcaGGAACCTAAATTCTGAGACCAAATGTGAGTCAGATTTTGTGGTTCTCAGTGACAATGGGGAATTTCCAGGGGGTGGGAAAGGGAGGAGTGGGGTGGTCAGAGATGGTTTCTCTTGTTGGCTTTTATGTCTCACTGATTTTCATCTTCCACGTCCTGCAGCGCTTCTTTATTCTGTTCTTCACCtgtaaagaatgaaagaaaattatttcagacCGACATTAGGCTACAGCGGTCATAAAGTTGTCATTCCAAGCAGAGGTTCTTCTTATTTGCTCCAACTGGTATCAAACACAGACAGGCAAAGGACGCTACCACCGTCGACACCTGAGATGCCTAAACAAGAAGTGCTGCTCATCAGGGCCTGAAATGGTCAAGTCAAAatgggggaaaaacaaaaaacccaaaactgatGCATAAAGTCAATGTTTTTATGCTCAACAAGCTCTTAAGTATACAGCCAAAGTAGTaatattcttaaaatgattttcaagCTTCCATGTGTATCTTAGGTCAAATACTCTTTCTCAATAACCTCctgaagaatttttttgaaaaatctaaTTTACCCACAAGCTCAGTATCAGAAATGCATTAAATGAAGTGAACTAAGTAAGCAGTAAGATGCTCCAAAGGAATTCTGTaatgttttggtggtggtgttctgcTATTTTAAGTGAACATGTAACATTTTCTATCTTGGCCAGATACACTGAGCTATCACCAGATTCCTCGCTTCATACATGCTCAAAGTGTAACAGACCACTGAGGTTATTAAAGAAGGGCATTTGGACCAGTATTCTCATGCtatctctcttttccctttcaacATGACAATTAGCCTTGGAAATTCAACTACATTATGACATGCAACAGAAAGGCAGTCTATTCACTGAAGGTCTTCTACCTATTACTAAAAGCATTAATCAAGTCAGCCATAATAAAGAAGCATGCAGAGGCTttgcataaaaaaaaaataaaattcacattctTTTGTACTTTAAACTAACCACTTGTATTTCCTACATAGTTTCTAGTTtgaatcaaaataaatcaatTAACCAACCAGAGGCAagaggtatagttcagtggtagaatgtatacttagcatgcacaaagccctgggttcaatccctagcaccatgtattaaaaaatagtaataattgtaacacaaacacacacatacatactagTACTATCTAAaagattaacttaaaattttaaaaaaatcaacccaacagccattaaaaaaaaatagttcaggTGAGAATTCACCCATTTATTTATAATGCTTGTTAAATTATTCTATTACAATGGGCAAATAATACTAAGACTGGCTATCtacaaacatgaaaccctgaagACAGCTTGTAAACAATCAAGTCCTTGGGATGATAATAAATGCTGTCAATAACATTAAGAGTTAAATAAACATAGTCTGATTAAAAATCTCtcttgtaataaaaatatttggaatgGTATGTGACTTAAAAAGTTAAAGCAATAGCTATTTTAACTTGtaatatagaaaaatacattcaaagacaaaaataaccatTTACCAAGGAAAGGACCGAGAAATCCAAGTGCTTCCTTAAAGGACAATAATGTAATTCAAACTCAGAAACATTCACATTCACTCTCACTTTCAATAGGAATACACTGCCAAAATATAGCTAATACACACAGCACTAGAACACACTAGAATTCACTCATAAGCAACCCAATTAGATGTGTCAAAAGTTCCAAGTAACTTTGGCATAAACATCATTTCATCACACAACAAAACATAGGCAGGGATAGCAGGCCATAGATGTCTTAGGAAGTTTATTGCACCTGGGAATGTAGAACAGGCAGTTTTGAAAGCAACAGGATGGTAATGTGCAAGCATGATTAGTGAAGAACCAAACTAAAAGCGGAATTCACTGTGCCATGATAATGACTTACAAAGTAGAGTTTTAGGAAAGGAAGAGTTGAATTTTCCTTTAGGAATCTATTGCAAGGAGAAACGGAGGGAAAACAATCACATGAAAGCAAcattacaagaaaaataaatcaagagagcaggacaaaagaaaacattaatgaTACAGCAGAATCAGATTTTGGTGTTTTTACTTTGCATGAACTTCACCCTACGAAATGATCTGTCTAATCCTTCCTTCCCACTGAAGGAAATCTATTATCTTCTTCAAAGGTATAcagaaaggggggaaaaaagtcCATCTATATAGGTACTGTTTCTAGATttgggtgggggagtggggagaaCAGGCAAGAGAGAGCACACATTTCCTCTCTACAGTCTTGTATATGAAACTGTCCTTTTACAGGTTAGAGAAAAGGACTGAAAGCACTCAATGAGGAGTGTTCCAGGCAGTAATCCTAACAACTTGGAAGACCAAGAtggggaagatcaaggttcgagATCACCACAAGCAGACAGTTCTCAAgaactcccatctccaaaataaccaaaatgaaaaatgaactgCATGCGTGGCTCCAGTactagaacacctgctttgcaagcacaaagtccagttcaaaccccagtaccagctcCCACCACCCTCTGAAAAGTATGTTCCAACACACAGACACCAACGTATTCAGGAGCAAAAAGACACCAAAACAATTTTTCTGTATTTGGCAAATGAATCTGCCACAATATCAATTTAATAGAACATGTAATACTACACTTTTTCAGCACAACTGATGAACTGAGTAACTTCCGGCTATCCACAAGAATTATAAATTCAGGTAAGTTTCTTTTTAATAGAATGTTAACAGACAATCTGAGTTTTCTCGATGTTAAACTGTCAAACATATTTATTAACTGCaagcatttaaaaaaaccaaaagtattgaatcaatattaaattaaaattagtcTGTTTTAACTAATTTTAATCACTTGTTTTAGTCTGAATAAGAATTTCAAACAACTAGATTTCtctagaattaaaaaacaaacaaacacgccttgatcttagctacttgagagccagagatcaggaggactgcagtttgagaccagtcagttcacacaaacagtttgcaagaccctatctcaaaaatacccaacacagagtgctcacatctgtaatcctagctacttggaaggctaagatcctgattacagatgtgagccacccacAGCTCACTTTGATTAGCAGCACTAgacaatataaattttatttctatttaatcttATAATCTAGCAATTTAGTTACTTTAAGAATTTATACCAAATGTCTTTGGGAGGGCAGGGGGTAGGGAgatggtgatactggggtttgaactcagggccggaATTCAcatttgataggcaggtgctctaccactagagccactctggCACACATGCTTTGTGTTGGGCTTTCTCAAGATGGggactctcaaactatttgcccaggctggccttgaacctcaatcctcctgatctctgcctcccaagtagctaggattacgtgAGTCACAGTGACCAGCACATGAGATGTCTTTAAAATGACATTCAAATCCAGGGAAACCTTtactttcacatttaaaaatgtatcccCAGGCCTGGAGGTACCGCTCAAGCTGTCCAGCACCTGCATCACCAGCacgaagccctgatttcaaactccagcccaaccaaaaagaaaaaagaaaaaaaaaaaaatcctcaaaagttgtttttttcttccctaaattcatgtattattttgatgatactgaagtttgaactcggggcttcatgcttgtctggcaggtgctctaccactgagtcactccaccagcctgtcctagccattcaggaggcagagatcaggaagatcaagggtCAAAACCTGTCCCCGGGCAAACAGtatgcaggaccctatctcaaaaatatccaacacaaaaaagaactggtggagtggttcaagtgatagagtgcctgcctagcaaacgtgagaccCACCcggagttcaaatctcagtaccaccaaaaaaaaaagaagaaaagcagtgaTCAATACTGCTTACCACATTCTCCTCATGGTTCCATTTAGTCCCTCAAAGAGGCTATAAAAATACTGATCTCTGAGCTGTGGATGACTGAAGAGTCCACAGCTGTTTGGCCATTCTTCTTGACAGTTATCATTAAAGTACAATAGAATTTAAAGCTAGGTGGAACGTTAAGTGAGTTCAGAGAAAGTAAATTTATTATACACTCCAAAGGCTGGTAGTGGCTGTCTAATGTGCTGTGTGCAAAAGTATTCTACTGCATTATCTGGTATTGTAGGGAAAGTGTGTAAGTAGAACACAAGTCACATATTTCATGCCAATATCTATTCAAATACATAATTACTTGATAGAGCTAGTGAGCTTTAAAAGTCACCTAATTCTCATGTTAGTACCGTAACTTAAGTCAGAAATCTGACTCTATCTTTCCATAGGAAAGAAACTGACCACACACATGTACTTCACACTTTCATTacacatttccaaaaacaagTACAGCATGTTGATTTCACCAACAGAAGCAGACTTTAGTAAGTCTCAAGCAATGCAAGGTATGCTTCACTTTGGGTAACACTCTTAAAGGAATTGCAGCTAAAACTGATAATGGTTTCCACTCCACTACCAACATCTATAAAATACAACAATCACATCACACAAATTTGTCAGCTACACCAGATAAAAATGATCTTTGGGGTTGGGGGTacagctaagtggtagagcaccatgcacaaagccctgtaGCCCCaggacaaataaaaaaaaaaaatggggaagatttttcaaaggataaaacctttaaaattaataaatgtgacAAATTTGGacttttacatttataaattaacatttacacacacataccccaaatCACAATTAAGTCATATACAATACTCTAATAaactatttccagctgaaaacctAACAGACTGCATCAGACCAATGAAGGACAGGACATGTCATTTTCAATAGGAAAATGAGGTCCTTTATAGATAAATTTCTACACAGAGAAGGTCTTACTTCATAAATGCCTAACAATACTATCTAGTTTGAAATAGAATTAGCCTCTCCTCACTTCCCCAATTGAATCCATGTCCATACCCTTCAAAACACAGTGTGAAAGAGGAGGTATACTAAGTTTAACAAAACATTATTAAAGGCCAAACTTTAGTTTACAGTAGACAGGATGTGAGTCGCATTAGTTTATAGAAATAAcaagacacttctcaaaagaataaaaagatccAGCAACTGAAAGACACGTTTAACTTCAGAAAGTTTGCTTACCGTCACCTTGCATGTCTGAAGTCCATAGTGTCAGATTATCACGTAACAACTGCATGATAAGTGTAGAGTCCTTATAGCTTTCTTCACTCAGAGTATCCAGTTCTGCAATTGCATCATCAAAAGCTGCTTTTGCCAACCTGAAATAAATGTTaacaaaacttaaatttaaaaatccaaaaagttTGCTATCAGTCTTTAGTTATTCCACTTTACCATGGTTACAATGATACAAAAGGTaaagcataaaagataaaattgatgTAAGTAAACttggaataaaaatatttaggacACTACtttgagtttgctgtttttcagacagggtctcagtttGTAGTCTAGGCTatccttgaactttcaatccttctGAGTGTGCACCATCACTTCTGATATAATAGTTTGCTTATTTAATAAAGTTTTAGTGCAAAAGGAAAATCTTGGACAAAACCATGAACTTAACTCAAAAGAGTATTTAAATGAAGAAGGGAACACAgggtattggtggctcacacctgtaatcctagctactcaggagacagcgatcaggaggctcaaggttcaaagctagcaCAGGCAAATAATTCGAGAGACTCAATgccaaacagggctggtggagtggcttaaggtgtaggccctgagttcaagccctagtacctcaATTTTTTTCAACGCAGGTTTTATTTTCCCAGCACTGGCTATCAAGCCTAGGCctctgtacatgctaggcaagcaagcaTTCTATCAATGAGCTACAACTCTAGTTCCATTTActacaaattaaaagaaacaaaacccacaTTTAATGTGTGCTGGGTACTACACACACAATACTAGACTggtaggaaaacaaacaaacaaaaaagaaaccatcTGCATCCACAACAAACCTAAGTTATCTTGGGaaagctggaaaaaaaatatatatatatatatgaacaaaaagaaaaccaaagtagAATGAAGTCTCATTCCAGAAATACTATTTCCAGTCCCAATGAGGAGTAACTAATGAGGAAATCAAGTATGAACTAATTAATggacacagaaaaagaagaaagattctaTTTGATTTAAGCAAAGGCATGGAGGTTACTGAAGTTGAAGCTTATCTAGAGGACACATTCAGATTGGAAAATAGTGATTCAACCAATACGAACAGCTAAACAGCTTCTTCCATTAAATTTTTATCTACTCAGATAAACTGAACTTGCTATTTACAGTGTTTTGATTAATTAATACTGTTTGATATTTAAATGGATCCTCCTAATACTAAGAAAATCTCAGGCACCAGTGAGACTGGAGGTGAAGTGGCACAAGGTTTTGGGACATGTGGCAAAAGGGTTTCTCTGATTGAATTCAGGAATAAGAATGTGAGACAGGGGCCAAgtaccagtagctcacatctgtaatcctggctacatgGGAAGCACACAGGGAGGAATCcagttcaaggtcaaccaggGCAAAATAGGTAAGATTATGGTTCAAtaccaatctgggcaaaaagttcatgagactccatctcaaccaatcatTAGCTGGgcccagtggttcacacctgttatcccagctctggcaggaagtttaaaatagggaGATCAAGGTCcagatcagcctaggcaaaaagttagaccctatatccaaaacaaccagagcaaaaggggctggaggcgtggctcaagcagcagaggaccaaagcaaaccctgagttcaaccaccagtactaggaggaataaataaataaataaataaaaatccaacaGGAGACAAGGTATCTCGCAGCCTAGTCATCTACAAACCTTAATGGGAGAGCATTTGCaaggaaaaatgtttttacatttcAGAGAAAACTTAAGATTCAGCAAAATTACAGAATTCCTAGCTGAAGAAAGACTCAAAAAGCAACTAAGGTGCTCAGCCTTTATCAAAAGAAATTAATCAGTCTAAGATAAATAAGCAACAGGCGTTTGTAAAAATGTGGAGGAAATAGCTCACATACTGCTGGTGAGAACCTAAAATAGTACAGCCTCCTGTAGAAAACAGTTTGtataaaaacagtaaaacagAGGGGTtagcggaatggctcaagtggtaagagcaccagcctagcaagcctgaggccctaaattcaaaccccagtgccacaaagaaaaggaaactatatcccagcaattctactcctgggTAGGGTTGAAAACATGGATTTTTCACTTGGTATGCCAATGTTCACAGGAGCACTACTCATGAAGGTGAAAGTTAGACACAAACACAACTGTATGTtaacagataaatggatataCAAAATGTGACATAAACATAAAATTGCtaatattcaaccataaaaatttTTGATATATGCTATATAATATTAATGTTAGAAATATGCAAAGTGAAATTAAGACAGACAGAAAAGGACAAAATTTTGAATCCTCTTATGATACACCTAGATGAGGCAACTTcacaaaagtaaaacagaaattatTAAAGTCATAGGGATGGGAAgttactgctttgtaatttaTACTTATTTGGAGTGGGGTGAAGGGAAATTTGTAAGTAGACAGTGATAATGTTTATATAACATTTTGTGTATACTTAATGCTACTGACTTATATACCTAAAAATGTTTACCATAAATTCTGCTGTCATGTGTTTttcaccaatttttaaaaagtaaaatgttcaCAGATATTCCtagactagggatgtagctcagtagtaagaGTACTGGCTTAGGATACCTAAACCCCTGGGTCCAATCCATTTACAGTATGAAAAACTGGGAATAAACTGAAGTGAAAATGTGAGAATAGTATGACATGTATCAATGAGACCAAAAATtgttaaaacagaaaatacaaaatagaatgtTCAGGACAGTAAAACGAGTAGCTGTCTGTTCCTCTAGAACCACTTTCACTTCACACTAAGCAGTTTTGTTCCTCTGCTGGGTGTAAGGGCACACACCTGTAAAAttaccacttgggaggctgaggcaggagagtcaggAGTTTAAGTCCAGACtggagttacatagtgagaccccttcACAGAGAAAAAactaggtgggggagggggcacacagagagggagaaagaggcaaGAGTAAGAGCATGTGACAAAGCGTGCTTTTGTTCTCCTCTATGACATACCTGCAGGCACGGTCAGGGGAATTAAGAATTTCATAGTAGAATACAGAGAAATTGAGAGCAAGACCTAAACGAATAGGATGCGTTGGTGGAAGTTCTGTCATGGCAATATCACTAGCAGCTTTATAAGCCACTAGGCTGTTCTCTGCAGCCTCCTTCCTGTCATTTCCTGTGGCAAATTCAGCCAGATACCTGTGGTAGTCCCctttcctacaaaaaaaaaaataaaactacaattaGAAACAatgctttgaaagaaaaataaacttaaaatttttctatgaaaGTACAAAATTATATTTACGTATCAACACACATACTTCACTAATGTTTTTAAACTCTCAGAAATGATCagcttatctatttatttaattttttacacTGAGATTTTATGTTGACAAATACAAGCAAACacaactggaggcatggctcaagtgacaaaagTGCCTGTCTACTaagcatgaagccaagttcaagccccagtaccacaaaaaagtccAAAGGAAAAAACCACACCTGACAGAGTAGAAGCAGAAAAAGTAGTTCCAAAGAATCACACAAGTTTAGTAGTTAtaccacacctataatcctagctactcaggaggcagagatcaggaggtttgcagttgaaagccagcccggcaaatagttcccaagaccctatctcaaaaaaatgcacatcatgaaaaagggctggtggggtggcttgagggataggccctgagttcaaattccaacaccacaaaaacaacaacaaaacactaaagcaaaaatggctggtggtgtggctcaagtggtag is a window from the Castor canadensis chromosome 11, mCasCan1.hap1v2, whole genome shotgun sequence genome containing:
- the Ywhae gene encoding 14-3-3 protein epsilon, which translates into the protein MDDREDLVYQAKLAEQAERYDEMVESMKKVAGMDVELTVEERNLLSVAYKNVIGARRASWRIISSIEQKEENKGGEDKLKMIREYRQMVETELKLICCDILDVLDKHLIPAANTGESKVFYYKMKGDYHRYLAEFATGNDRKEAAENSLVAYKAASDIAMTELPPTHPIRLGLALNFSVFYYEILNSPDRACRLAKAAFDDAIAELDTLSEESYKDSTLIMQLLRDNLTLWTSDMQGDGEEQNKEALQDVEDENQ